From Cervus elaphus chromosome 10, mCerEla1.1, whole genome shotgun sequence:
TGAGGGTTCTTGTGGTCCTCAAGGAGACTGTGTAAACACAGTTTTAAGGCCATCAGAGTGTTTTTCCTTGGAAAGGGGCTGGGCTCCTGAGATGACTTGGGAGAACAGGTGCCTTCTAtagctgtggtctccacatgttTTTAACCATTAAGGCACTGGGGATTCATTGTTGGGGACAGCCCCCCATATATATACTTCATGTACACACACTCATGTATACACAGTCATATATGCATGTGCACATATTTACTCATACATATACGTatacacacaagtacacacatacTGTGTGTACTGTATTCACACTCCTGTATTCACATGTGCATATACATGCACTCATGCACACAGTCATGCATACAGGTGCACATATTTACTCATAcatctgtacacacacactcctatGTTCATATGTGCGTATACATGCACTCATGCACACAGTCGTACATGCGTGTGCACATATGTACGTATATACTTATAAACACACACCCCTCAtattcacatgcacacacatatgcattctTGCACACAGCCATACACGTATGTGCACATGTTCATGTATATTCAAacacacttatacacacatacactcatgcGTATGCACACTCCTCGTATTCCTATGTACACCACATGCACTCATGTACACACACTCTTGCACATATACTCACTCGTACATATACACACCCAGACACCCACATGCATTGCATATGTgtgcacactcatacacacatttgcacactctcacacacttTTACACACATTTGCGCACTCGCACACACATCCGCACACTCACACATCTGCACATGAATATTTTAGTGAGTTGCGTGTGTGCTCTTCTGTTacatgcatgctgctgctgctgcagttcGATctctcagtcgcgtccgactctctgcgaccccatggtctatagcccaccaggctcctctgtccatggggttctccaggtaagcatACTGGGGACTTtattcctcctctaggagatcttcctgacccagggatcgaacctccgtctcctgcattgtaggcagattctttactactgagccaccagggacaccgcCTATGTGCATTATAGTGTAATctaaagaggaagagatagaaaatatgaGTGAGTTGCTAACACTGTCTTCCTGCTCCTGGTGGGTTATTGGGTCCCTGGAGTCTCTGCCCTCCCTGGGGAGCTCCGCGCCTTAGAGCACGCAGTATTGAGCTTTTGTGCGGAGTTTTGAGGCCCTTGGGGGTTCCTGCGTACACATTAAGCCCTTGCTTGCTTTCTTAATCTTTAAGGTCAATTCAAGGCCGCTGTATTTTGAATCCTAAAATAATGCTAAGTGATTTCACAGATGGAGATAACCCTCATAATTCTGTATGAGCATGTAAACCAGAATCTTGCATTGAAACAGTCAGTCCTGTGAAGTGGCACAGCCGCGCTGCTGAAGATCGAGGAGATGGAGATAGACAGTTTGTCCTGTTTATTTACAGCAGTGTTTCCTGGGAAAAGAGCTTTCCCCCGAGGGACACCTtaacctttattcttttttcttaaccgAAAAGAATGTTTTTCTCTTAAAGTTCTAAACTCTTTGTACTAAAAACCAAACTGACCTTCTAACAggattttcttgtttgtttgctgGCAGCTTGTTGGACATAAAACCTCTGATTTGTCTTTGCCTGCCCTATGAATGACACGTGGGTGACTTCTCGTGTCTAAGGAAGGCGGAGTGTTAGGGCTCAGTGCTTTGGTTTGTATGAGAAGGAGCCCAACTCAGCGGGCGCCGGGCTAAAGCAGACATGCCGGTTTTTACACATTAGGGTGACTGGGTTggcaagaaggcagagtgcattGATTGTGGAAGCGCCTGCTCACGGAGAAATGGGCCCTGTTTCTTATCTTTTAACCCTTTACTTGACCCcggagaaaaggaaaaaccttGTTTTTTGCATGTAGCTTGCAAACATGGCACTCCTTTTCCTCTGCCCAGGTGGAAAACTAGACCTGCCTGGTCCTGGATGTGGGGGTGTACGTGCTGAGTCACGGCCTGCTGGTTCATGAGGGGAGGACGTGGCCCCGAGCGGACGCCCGGCTCGAATGAATGAGCCAGACCTGGGCCAGGACCGGGCTTGGTCGGGTGACGTGGCTGGGGTCCACGTGCTGAGCCAGcaggcgggggcggcggggcggccTCCAGGCTGAGCCGCGGTGCTCACCTTCTCTCCGCAGACTCGCCAGTGCCCCCGGTCAGCGAGCCCAGGGCCCTGGACGCCGGTCGGATGCAGGTGCCACCGGGGAACCCGCTGCTGCTGTCGCTGACGCTGCAGGAGCTGCTGGCCAGGGACGCCGTGCAGGTGGAGCTCGTCCCAGAGAAGAAGGGCCTGTTCCTGAAGCACGTGGAGTATGAGGTGTCCAGCCAGGTACCTgcgggcgtgggggtgggggggtggagggaAGACCCCCCAGCGCATGCCCGTGCGTCTGGCTCTGGCTCACTGCCCCTCGCTCAGGCACCCGCCCACCCTTCTCATCCCTGGGCCCTGGGATCCTGCCTCTCGGAACGCTCGGTTGGGCTCTGGCCCAGACAAGCTGGCCCTGGGTGGTCCTGCAGTGCTGGGCAGCCCCTGGGAAGTAGAGTGTGGACCCCGCACCGCAGATCAAGTGTGCGGGCGGGACTGGTGTGGGGAGCTCATCCCCAGAGGGTGCTGCGTCCCCATCAGGGGTGCCCCAAGGTCAGAGTGAGTCGGGTGCTGGACACCTGGCCCCGGGGTGGCCGTGCGCGGGCTGTCCGATGGCGTCAGCAGTGTTGATCTTTTGTCCTTTGCCTGTCATCGAGTTCAGTTGGGACGTGTTTTGATGGGAGCTTTTATTCTTTATCCTGGAGATGAAGTCATTGGTGAACTAagagcacgtgtgtgtgtgtgtgtagtgggggGAGCAGGGGGGATCTCGTAGGGTCAGAGTGACCACCCCAGCGCTGAGAGCCAGCCGGGTTACAGACTTGGGTCGCAGCCCTGGAGGGCTCAGGCCAGGGCAGTGTCACGATCATCATCCAGGCAGAAAGGCACGTGGGCACACGGGAGCAGGTCCCCCAGGGCGGACGGCTGTTCTGTGGAAGTGAAGGATTGCAGCATTTTTGCCTCACTGTGCTTTGAAGCCACGATGAGGGGAGCCTGGAACTAAACTTTGCTCTGACACTGGTCAGTGCCACTGCCGAGGGAGGCGGCTGAGGTCAGTGAGGGAAGGAGGCCCTCCCTTGTTTCGAGGACAGCGTTGCTGGCGGGCACCACCGCCGCCTGGCATCTGCGGCCGCAGCAGGGGTGGAGGCGCCAGTGCTGCCTCGGGGGCCGCGTCACCCGGGGGCCGGGCACCCGCGTGCGTGACTCACTGCCCTACTGACAGCGGCCTTGTCTTCGGTCTCACTTAACGGCCTGTTTCCTAAGTCAGCCGATGACCTCACGGTGAGCATTTTCAGGAGGAGGCCAATCTGCCCAGGTTGCCTCCTGAAGTGTTGGCGAGGGGGTGAGCCTGCTGAGGATGGGGCCTTGGGGCCGGAGCTGGGGGGCTCACCAGGCTGCGCCCCCTGCTTGCACACGTGGTGGAGTCGTGGTCAGTGCAGACGTGGCACTGGGCCCGGCAGGTGGCACAGGCAGCCGCCTGGTCACCTCTGTGCGCTTTACAGCCTAAGGGTTCTcatcgttcagtcgctcagtcgtgtccggctcttcgtgaccccctggcctgcagcacgccaggcttcgttgtccttcactgtctcccggagcttactcaagctcatgtccattgagttggtgatgccatccaaccatctcatcctctgtcgtccccttctcctcccgccttcagtctttcccagcatcagggtcttttccaatgagtcatctcttctcattaggtgacccaagtattggagcttcagcttcagcatcagttcttccgatgaatattcagggttgatttcttttaggattgatggaTTTGATCTTCCTGCAGTTCAaggggactctcaaagagtcttctccaacaccacagttcaaaaacatcagttcttcagcgctcagccttcattatggtccagctctcacatccatacatgactactggaaaaaccatagctttgaccagatggacttttgttggtaaagtgatgtctgctttttaatatgctgtctaggttggtcatagttttccttccaaagagcaagtgtcttttaatttcatggctgcagtcaccatctgcagtgattttgaagcccaagaaaataaaatccatcaccgcttcacttttccccttctgttaaGGGTTCAAAAAGTTGAATGTGTTTTTCGGTTCACAGCAGGATTGAGGGGAAGGAACAGATTTCCCATGTTCCCCACCCCCAGTGAGCGCCCGCACCAGATGGAGCGTTTGTTCCAGCTGGTGAACCCGCTTGGACGTGTGCTTGTCACACAGAGTCCCTGGTTCACCCGAGAGTCGCTCCTGCTGTTGGGCGTCCTCAGGGCGTGGCCCACTGCTGTCGCCTGTCTGCCCTGAAGGCCCCTGTGTTCCGTCCTTCGAGCTCCAGCCCCGCCCCGACCCCGGACACCGCTGGCCTCTCGCTGGTCCCACAGCTTTGTCTCTTCCTGGCCTCACACGGCGTGTCACCGTCTCATACTTCTCCTCTCGGTGATGTTAATCAGTAATTGCAGTAACGTCCTGAGTCTTAGTGGTCGCTGCTCGCGCCTGGGTCTCGTGTGAGCGCTTACTCTCGACCCCGACGAGGTTACTCGGGTCGGGGTGCTTGTCCCGTGGAGCCTGCGGGTGTTTCACGGGCGGGCTCCCAGTGGAGTGTGTTGGCGGTTCCGTCTGAGGCACGAGTCTCCCGTGTCTCGGTCTTGGTGCTCAGCGTTTGAGCTGCTTTCAGGCAGTCGGGTCTCTTTCAGGAGGCTGCTTGTGTTAGCACTGTTTGAGAGTGCGTGCTGAGGACAGACCCTGAACGCTGTCCTCACCTGAAACCCACAGATGGGAGATACTGCCGTGtggctgaaaaggcctgtaaagaGGCTCACGTCTTACGGAAGATCCAGAGCAATAGGTGGCTAATTAAGGGCGCAGTCAGAGCTGTGCGGCGTGTAAAGGTTGTGTCTCCGTCCATTGAGGACGTGTGGGATTCCCCCCTTAGGGAAGGCCTGGTGAGAACTTAGGGCCTTTCATCGTGTTATTTCCCTGGGTCCTGTTCAGTGGCGGGAAGAGCAGGTCAGGGGAAGTGGTGAAGGTGAGGGTGTCTGGCGAGGACTCTGAGCTCTGCGCCCTCTTCCCACAGCGCTTCAAGTCCTGCGTGTACCGCCGCTACAACGATTTCGTGGTCTTCCACGAGACGCTGCTGCACAAGTTCCCGTACCGCATGGTGCCGGCCCTGCCGCCCAAGAGGATGCTGGGAGGTAACACTGGGTGTGCTGGGGCCCGGGGCCGCGGGGCGTGCCGGGACCTCGAAGGCTGGGTCGTGCTCAGCCTTTGTGAACATGCAGCCTTCAGCAGATGGGGCCCCGGGGGCCTTCATGGGAATATCCTAATCCAGTGTCTTCCAGCGATTTAGAATTTTAATGTTTGGCCATGCTgcgtggcatgtggcatcttagctctcccaccagggatcgaaccatggcCCTGAAGTGGAAACttgggatcttaaccactggattgccagggaattacCCCAAGTAATACTTTAAATACCGTtttcatggaggaggaaatggcaacccactccagtattcttgcctggaaaattgcattgacagaggagcctggcgggctacagttcacggggtcacaaagagtcagacacgactgggcatgcatgcacacattatgtaatatataatttatactgCTGTGTGAAGCAAAgatctttttcaaaatgttataactaagatcatgacatctggtcccatcacttcatgggaaatagatggggaaacagtggaaacagtgtcagactttatttttttgggctccaaaatcactgcagatggtgactgcagccatgaaattaaaagacagttactccttggaaggaaagttatgaccaacctacatagcatattaaaaagcagggacattactttgccaacaaaggtccgtctggtcaaggctgtgagttttccagtggtcatgtatggatgtgagagttggattgtgaagaaagctgagcactgcagaattgatgcttttgaactgtggtgttggagaagactcttgagagtcccttggactgcaaggagatccaaccagtccatcctgaaggagatcagtcctgagtgttcattggaaggactgatgctgaagctgaaactccagtacttcggccacctgatgcgaagagctgactcattggaaaagaccctgatgctgggaagggttgggggcaggaggagaagaggacgacagaggatgagatggttagatggcattaccgactcgatggacatgagtttgagtaaactctgggagttggtgatggacagggaggcccggcgtgctgcggttcatggggtcacaaagagtcggacacgactgagtgactgaactgaactgagttgaaagtaaaaaaaaaaaaacaccgttTTCATTTGTGGTCAGGTTGAAATACCCTCAGTGTGTGGTCATACGCTTTTACTTTTTCCCCCTCCCTCAAAGTGAAAACGCTTAACCCAAATGAGGCAGCTTGCGCTTGGATCCATGAGATATTGTTCATGGAGACAGCAGGAGGGGGTTGCAGCAGCGTCTGTAGGCCCTGTGGTGAGGGGTCAGACACTGCTGGCTAATGCCGGCAGGCTCTGGTTTTCCTGGGTTTCCTCGCAGATACCTGGCCCAGGTATGTCCCTGGGGGCAGGGCGTGGGGTCCGGGGGGGCCCCTGGGCCTTCTCCCGCAGCCTGTGGTCTGTGTCTGGTGCCCCCGGCTGGAAGTGTGGCTGGGGGCCCTCTGTGCCGGAGGCGCTGggccctgagccccagcctgGGGGGCGGTGCTCCGGGCCCGCAGTCACCCGCGTCCTGTCCCCAGCCGACAGGGAGTTCATCGAGGCCCGGAGGCGAGCGCTGAAGCGCTTCATCAACCTGGTGGCCCGGCACCCGCCCTTCTCCGAGGACGTGATCCTCAAGCTGTTCCTGTCCTTCAGCGGCCCCGTGAGTACCcggtggcggggggggggtggtctgGGGAGGGATTCTGAGGCGGCCCGGCTTTCGTTGTCCAGTGGTTTCCTTTCGTTCTCGCTGCTCGCTCACTCCCCTGGTTTGGCCCGATGCGTTCTATTTGCAGGGGCAGCCATGGGCAGGGCTGTCTCCCGGGGGCGCGTGGGAGGCGTCTGCTCCGGCCTGTGGGCGGGCCGGGGGAGGAGCCCAGGCTTCTCGGCACGCCCCCGAGGTTTGAAGCTGCTCCGCGGGAGGGGGCTCCGCGGTTCAGGGGCTCCCGCCGTGGAGGTGTGTGCACTTAGGAAAGGCCGGGGTGGACTCGGTGCAGTCCGCAGAGCTGCGGGTGGACGTGTGTCCCGGGTGGCGTGGGCTCTGCGTGCCCGCGACTCTGGGGAGGCGTCGGGGCGGCCGTGTCTCCCTCCAGCTGCCGTAGGCCCGTCTGGTCCAGCAGGAAGCTGGGCCACACCCCTGCTGGAGGAGGCGCTGCCTTGACGGCCTCGCGGGCCAGGCCCGAGTGCTTCTCCAGCACCGGGGGTTCGCCATGGACCGTCTCCTCGTGGGCATGGGCAGAGGGGGCCCGCGGAGGACTCCCCGCGCTGGAGTGGACGGCAGGGCCGCGGACCCAGAGCCGCGGAGGCGGATTCCCCACGCGCCTGGCCTCCCATCTTAGCGCACCCTCCCCGGAGGCCAGAGGGGCCTTTGACCCTAGAGATCCCGCGGCCTCCCCTCTGGGGTGCCTGTCGCTCAGCCCCTTTTGTGGGACCTGTTCCAGAGGTTCAGGGCGTGTTTGCTGTGATCTTGAACCCTGGGGCTGGAGCGGGGATCTTGATTGCCAGGAGGAAAGTGCTGGGAGGCGGGAGCCACGTGGctcagggcagagggagggggagcCGGGAGGTCAGGCGACCCTTGCTCCTACAGACGGGTGTCCCCAGGACCTCCGTGGCACCGTGTGCGTCTTCGGTGAAGGAGCGCACTGGGGCAGACGCTCTGCTCTGAAACGCTCTGCTTCCTGCACCCGCACCGCCGTGTGTTGGGGTCTCTGCCTGTGTTTGTTCTGTGGCTCTTCGTGGGGGCTCGTCTGAAGGCTGGGCGTTACCAGGGAGCCCCCCTTCCGCGGGCAGAGCGCGGAGCCAGGGCGTGGGATGCCCAGGGCTGTCCTTCTCTGCCCGTCAGCTCTGCTCAGGCTCTGGGCCTGGTCCTGTGGGTCTgctcagaggaggaagaaggtTCAGTGTCTGAGCCCCACGTGGGGCCTTCCCGGGCCTGGTGGTCTCTCGTCTGTCTCCGCGCTCCGGCCCCTGGTCCGTGGGTgcactttgtttttctggagagAGGGCTCCTCTCCAGAGCTGCCGTTTGCAGTGCTGTTGTGAAGTCGGGCTTTGCCACGTCTGGAAGACCAGCCTTCCCAAAGGTCAAGGCCaatgggggaaacagtggagcaGGAGACAGGCAGAGAGACACTGCTGTCTCAGAGGGACTGGGTCCTGCCTTCCAGCGACTCGGATGGTCTCCTGCCCACTTCTCTGCGGCTGGCTGAGGGTCAAGGGTTTCTCTTTCCCCCCTTGCAGGACGTGCAGAACAAGTTGAAGGAATCTGCTCAGTGCGTGGGAGACGAGTTCATGAACTGCAAGCTGGCGGCTCGGGCCAAGGTACTTACCTGGTTCTGATGCTCACTCCCCCCAGAGCAGCAGCAGGGCTCACGGTCAGGCAGTTCTCTGAGCGCCAGACGTCATTCTGAGAGGTGTCGCGTGTTTTCCTCACCTAACCCTTGTTTCAGTTGATCTGAAGCACAGTGGGTGCcaggcccattttacagatggggaaatggaggctGCCATTGGCCAAGGTCCCAGATGTCTcggcagctgagcctgtgtgtgACTCAGCTCCCTCTGACCACAGGGCCTGGCCGCAGGCCCTCGCACCGTATCCCCGGGCATTCCGTGACTCAGATGGACGTGCCCTTGGTCGTCTGCTCTTTGGAAAGAAGGGAATTGATGGTTGCACtggtttacttttaaatttagttCATCCTTTTCTCAAAAGGATGACGGTAGCTATTTGGTAGCTTTTTTCATGATTCTTTCTTAAGCCACTTCTCCAGACATTACCTTCATTTTATTCCCTAAACTTTGTTTTCCAAGCACTGCGTAGTTAATATTAGTTAGTGTTAATGGGTAGTTAATGTTAAAGTTGGTGAGAAATCAGTCTTGGGGAATAAATGAGGGAACCTGGAGGCCTGCCTGGTGCAGTCAGGAAGCACGCTCGTCATGTTGTGCCTGAGGACTGTTTTTTGCAGTGGGCACGCGGTGCtggcttctgttttccttttggaCGAGAGGGGAGGTCTGGGGTGGGTTCCTGGGCTGACTGCTGGGTGACCTGGGCCTGGGGTCTGGGCTGGGCCACCTGCTGGGCGGACGGAGCTGCTTCCTCTCCCGCCGCTCCTGGACGGTTGTCCTGTCTCGTGACGACTGTCCCCGCCTCCCGCCCCGTCAGGACTTCCTCCCGGCCGACATCCAGACGCAGTTCGCCATGAGCCGGGAGCTGATTCGAAACATCTACAACagctttcacaagctccgtgatCGGGCTGAGCGGATGGTGTCGCGGGCCATCGACAACGCTGCTGACCTTCTCATATTCGGGAAGGAGCTGAGGCAGGTGCCCTGGTGGGCTCCTTGGGGTCGCTTTTGTGGAGAGGGGCCTTAGACTTGGGTGGCAGGCTTGGAGGAGCAAGCGCATTTACTGTGATGACCCTCATTCTGACCCGTTCACCccaagagggaaggaaagggcTGGGGAGACAGGACATTGTACTCAGAAGAAAGAACAACGGTGGAGAGTGTGGGCAGAACGTCCGGTCCTAGACGTAGGCTCCCTCCCCTCCGCCCCCCTCCATTGTCCGGATCAGACCTGAGAAGAGGCCTTCGTCTCCCGCcgccacacccccccccccccccccccccccgtggcTCTCCCCGGAACTGCGTGCCTCCAGCCTGGTCTCACCGACGTGGTTCAGATCTCGGAGGGCAGAAGTCCCACCTTTCTCACAGACGCCCCAGGTGGCTGCTCTTTGAGCAGTGGGGGTCTGGGTTAGGAGATGCGCAGGGCGCCCTGGGGGTGGGCATGGTGTCGGGAAGTGGGTGTCGCGTTGGCTGCCTGCCCGGCTTCCGGGCCTGCGTTTCTGAGTGTCTCCTCTTCCCTCAGTGCTCTGGGGTCCGACACGACCCCGCTCCCCTCCTGGGCCTCACTGAACAGCGGCACATGGGGGTCCCTCAAACAGGCGCTGAAAGGCCTGTCGGTGGAGTTCGCGCTGCTGGCTGACAAGGCCGCGCAGCAGGTGAGTGGGCGTGGCCCCCGGGCGCCTGTCCCCAAGGACCTCTGAGCCGCGGTGCGCGGGCATCCCCTCCTGGGGGGACATCAGGACTGTGAGTCCTGTGTGAGGGCGCCGCGGC
This genomic window contains:
- the SNX8 gene encoding sorting nexin-8 isoform X4 — its product is MALLFLCPDSPVPPVSEPRALDAGRMQVPPGNPLLLSLTLQELLARDAVQVELVPEKKGLFLKHVEYEVSSQRFKSCVYRRYNDFVVFHETLLHKFPYRMVPALPPKRMLGADREFIEARRRALKRFINLVARHPPFSEDVILKLFLSFSGPDVQNKLKESAQCVGDEFMNCKLAARAKDFLPADIQTQFAMSRELIRNIYNSFHKLRDRAERMVSRAIDNAADLLIFGKELSALGSDTTPLPSWASLNSGTWGSLKQALKGLSVEFALLADKAAQQGKQEENDVVEKLNLFLDLLQSYKDLCERHEKGVLHKHQRALHKYSLMKRQMMSATAQSREPESVEQLESRIVEQENVIQTMELRNYFSLYCLHQETQLVHVYLPLTSHILGAFVNSQIQGHKEMSKVWNDLQPKLRCLFVGPPGAPAPPRPPQDGLSAH
- the SNX8 gene encoding sorting nexin-8 isoform X2, with the protein product MLFWWKRCHPKCPSSREHPLVLDSPVPPVSEPRALDAGRMQVPPGNPLLLSLTLQELLARDAVQVELVPEKKGLFLKHVEYEVSSQRFKSCVYRRYNDFVVFHETLLHKFPYRMVPALPPKRMLGADREFIEARRRALKRFINLVARHPPFSEDVILKLFLSFSGPDVQNKLKESAQCVGDEFMNCKLAARAKDFLPADIQTQFAMSRELIRNIYNSFHKLRDRAERMVSRAIDNAADLLIFGKELSALGSDTTPLPSWASLNSGTWGSLKQALKGLSVEFALLADKAAQQGKQEENDVVEKLNLFLDLLQSYKDLCERHEKGVLHKHQRALHKYSLMKRQMMSATAQSREPESVEQLESRIVEQENVIQTMELRNYFSLYCLHQETQLVHVYLPLTSHILGAFVNSQIQGHKEMSKVWNDLQPKLRCLFVGPPGAPAPPRPPQDGLSAH
- the SNX8 gene encoding sorting nexin-8 isoform X3 yields the protein MDQRADERGSERESGPEDSPVPPVSEPRALDAGRMQVPPGNPLLLSLTLQELLARDAVQVELVPEKKGLFLKHVEYEVSSQRFKSCVYRRYNDFVVFHETLLHKFPYRMVPALPPKRMLGADREFIEARRRALKRFINLVARHPPFSEDVILKLFLSFSGPDVQNKLKESAQCVGDEFMNCKLAARAKDFLPADIQTQFAMSRELIRNIYNSFHKLRDRAERMVSRAIDNAADLLIFGKELSALGSDTTPLPSWASLNSGTWGSLKQALKGLSVEFALLADKAAQQGKQEENDVVEKLNLFLDLLQSYKDLCERHEKGVLHKHQRALHKYSLMKRQMMSATAQSREPESVEQLESRIVEQENVIQTMELRNYFSLYCLHQETQLVHVYLPLTSHILGAFVNSQIQGHKEMSKVWNDLQPKLRCLFVGPPGAPAPPRPPQDGLSAH
- the SNX8 gene encoding sorting nexin-8 isoform X6 produces the protein MNSPVPPVSEPRALDAGRMQVPPGNPLLLSLTLQELLARDAVQVELVPEKKGLFLKHVEYEVSSQRFKSCVYRRYNDFVVFHETLLHKFPYRMVPALPPKRMLGADREFIEARRRALKRFINLVARHPPFSEDVILKLFLSFSGPDVQNKLKESAQCVGDEFMNCKLAARAKDFLPADIQTQFAMSRELIRNIYNSFHKLRDRAERMVSRAIDNAADLLIFGKELSALGSDTTPLPSWASLNSGTWGSLKQALKGLSVEFALLADKAAQQGKQEENDVVEKLNLFLDLLQSYKDLCERHEKGVLHKHQRALHKYSLMKRQMMSATAQSREPESVEQLESRIVEQENVIQTMELRNYFSLYCLHQETQLVHVYLPLTSHILGAFVNSQIQGHKEMSKVWNDLQPKLRCLFVGPPGAPAPPRPPQDGLSAH
- the SNX8 gene encoding sorting nexin-8 isoform X1 gives rise to the protein MTGGAMDPLPTAPGAAAAEAEADEEADPPAADSPVPPVSEPRALDAGRMQVPPGNPLLLSLTLQELLARDAVQVELVPEKKGLFLKHVEYEVSSQRFKSCVYRRYNDFVVFHETLLHKFPYRMVPALPPKRMLGADREFIEARRRALKRFINLVARHPPFSEDVILKLFLSFSGPDVQNKLKESAQCVGDEFMNCKLAARAKDFLPADIQTQFAMSRELIRNIYNSFHKLRDRAERMVSRAIDNAADLLIFGKELSALGSDTTPLPSWASLNSGTWGSLKQALKGLSVEFALLADKAAQQGKQEENDVVEKLNLFLDLLQSYKDLCERHEKGVLHKHQRALHKYSLMKRQMMSATAQSREPESVEQLESRIVEQENVIQTMELRNYFSLYCLHQETQLVHVYLPLTSHILGAFVNSQIQGHKEMSKVWNDLQPKLRCLFVGPPGAPAPPRPPQDGLSAH
- the SNX8 gene encoding sorting nexin-8 isoform X5 — translated: MRPHSPVPPVSEPRALDAGRMQVPPGNPLLLSLTLQELLARDAVQVELVPEKKGLFLKHVEYEVSSQRFKSCVYRRYNDFVVFHETLLHKFPYRMVPALPPKRMLGADREFIEARRRALKRFINLVARHPPFSEDVILKLFLSFSGPDVQNKLKESAQCVGDEFMNCKLAARAKDFLPADIQTQFAMSRELIRNIYNSFHKLRDRAERMVSRAIDNAADLLIFGKELSALGSDTTPLPSWASLNSGTWGSLKQALKGLSVEFALLADKAAQQGKQEENDVVEKLNLFLDLLQSYKDLCERHEKGVLHKHQRALHKYSLMKRQMMSATAQSREPESVEQLESRIVEQENVIQTMELRNYFSLYCLHQETQLVHVYLPLTSHILGAFVNSQIQGHKEMSKVWNDLQPKLRCLFVGPPGAPAPPRPPQDGLSAH
- the SNX8 gene encoding sorting nexin-8 isoform X7; this translates as MQVPPGNPLLLSLTLQELLARDAVQVELVPEKKGLFLKHVEYEVSSQRFKSCVYRRYNDFVVFHETLLHKFPYRMVPALPPKRMLGADREFIEARRRALKRFINLVARHPPFSEDVILKLFLSFSGPDVQNKLKESAQCVGDEFMNCKLAARAKDFLPADIQTQFAMSRELIRNIYNSFHKLRDRAERMVSRAIDNAADLLIFGKELSALGSDTTPLPSWASLNSGTWGSLKQALKGLSVEFALLADKAAQQGKQEENDVVEKLNLFLDLLQSYKDLCERHEKGVLHKHQRALHKYSLMKRQMMSATAQSREPESVEQLESRIVEQENVIQTMELRNYFSLYCLHQETQLVHVYLPLTSHILGAFVNSQIQGHKEMSKVWNDLQPKLRCLFVGPPGAPAPPRPPQDGLSAH